The Branchiostoma floridae strain S238N-H82 chromosome 17, Bfl_VNyyK, whole genome shotgun sequence genome has a window encoding:
- the LOC118404633 gene encoding glutathione hydrolase 1 proenzyme-like produces MREITGRAAARYSRLNQESDSSEGELEEVILFVDNSYKGERAVGPGRPSRCSVCCHLCASVVLFLIAAGFGLPAWKAYKGPLRDGHETYKGYSVYQHAAVATDSAECSQIGADTLERGGSAVDAAIAALYCLGIKHPHSAGIGGGAFFVIYDRARGTAEVIDAREMAPAAATRDMFGTNRTLTEIGGLAIAVPGAVKGHMKAYERYGKLPWGDLLQPGIDLARTGTTVDKALAHALKASEDKVKSSGLCDVFCDPQGNVLTEGKKYKMSDLSRTLDSMAKHGGDVFYSGNIARNLVANIQSRGGIITGDDLANYKVNLTRPEYAELKSSGLRMITTDPPGGGAVFQFILKLLEEFDLNPRSLDEEDLPETVHKLAEAFKFAAAERTHLGDAKFEDVSDEVKKLTSDSYAERIATKINEYKHHTSDDDEGYYGARFYNAEDHGTTHVSVLAANGDAVAVTSTINHYFGSGVYSPVTGVILNNEMADFSSPGFPRDDKHFPPFSKNFISQGKRPLSSTCPTIMIDRDQDVQVVMGGSGGMMIPTAVAQVFANMEWFGMDLGAAVGRARIHHQLEPNVLYMERKLWDNHELVHHLSHWHYHPSPTIYDEGSYAAVQVIRREGKEIQACSDPRKGGKPAGY; encoded by the exons ATGAGGGAAATCACTGGCCGGGCAGCAGCCCGCTACAGCCGCCTGAACCAGGAGTCGGACTCCAGCGAGGGAGAGCTCGAAGAAGTCATCCTTTTCGTCGACAACAGCTACAAGGGCGAGCGGGCGGTTGGGCCGGGGAGACCGTCACGGTGTAGCGTGTGTTGCCACCTGTGTGCTTCGGTCGTACTCTTCCTGATCGCCGCCGGATTCGGGCTGCCTGCCTGGAAGGCTTACAAGGGCCCGCTCCGAGACGGGCACGAAACATACAAG GGTTATTCCGTGTACCAGCATGCAGCGGTGGCGACCGACTCAGCGGAGTGTTCCCAGATCGGTGCGGACACGTTAGAGCGCGGAGGGAGTGCCGTGGACGCTGCCATCGCTGCCCTGTACTGTCTCGGGATCAAACATCCGCACAGCGCGGGGATAGGGGGAGGGGCGTTCTTCGTCATCTATGACAG GGCACGTGGAACAGCAGAAGTTATCGATGCTCGAGAGATGGCGCCCGCGGCAGCCACAAGGGACATGTTCGGGACTAACAGAACACTGACGGAAATTG GTGGTCTGGCAATTGCCGTTCCTGGTGCGGTCAAAGGTCACATGAAGGCTTACGAGCGCTACGGGAAACTGCCATGGGGCGACCTCTTACAGCCCGGAATCGATCTCGCACGGACGGGAACTACTGTAGACAAGGCACTCGCACACGCGCTCAAGGCCAGTGAAGACAAAGTCAAGTCATCCGGTCTTTGTGACGTTTTTTGTGACCCGCAAGGCAACGTACTAACGGAGgggaaaaagtacaaaatgtccGACTTGTCAAGAACGTTAGACAGCATGGCCAAGCACGGCGGAGATGTGTTCTATTCCGGAAACATCGCGAGAAACCTCGTCGCAAATATCCAAAGCCGAGGCGGTATTATAACCGGAGACGATCTAGCCAACTACAAAGTGAACCTAACGCGGCCGGAGTATGCGGAACTAAAGTCGTCAGGCTTGAGAATGATCACCACAGACCCACCGGGGGGCGGCGCAGTGTTTCAATTCATTCTTAAGTTATTAGAAGAATTTGACTTGAACCCAAGAAGTCTTGACGAAGAAGATCTTCCAGAAACGGTTCACAAGCTCGCGGAAGCGTTCAAATTTGCCGCCGCGGAAAGGACGCATTTAGGTGACGCTAAATTTGAGGATGTATCCGACGAGGTAAAAAAGCTGACCTCGGATTCGTACGCTGAAAGGATTGCAACAAAAATTAACGAGTACAAACACCACACGAGTGACGACGATGAAGGGTATTATGGAGCACGGTTTTACAATGCGGAGGATCATGGAACGACGCATGTATCCGTTCTTGCGGCAAACGGCGATGCCGTTGCGGTCACAAGCACGATCAATCATTACTTCGGGTCGGGCGTTTATTCGCCGGTTACTGGAGTTATCCTCAACAATGAGATGGCGGATTTCTCCAGCCCGGGTTTTCCCAGAGATGACAAACACTTTCCaccattttcaaaaaatttcatcag CCAAGGAAAGCGTCCACTGTCGTCCACCTGCCCCACCATCATGATAGACAGGGACCAGGATGTACAGGTGGTGATGGGGGGGTCAGGAGGGATGATGATACCCACTGCAGTAGCTCAG GTTTTTGCTAACATGGAGTGGTTTGGTATGGACCTGGGGGCGGCGGTGGGTAGAGCGAGAATCCACCACCAACTGGAGCCCAACGTTCTGTACATGGAGCGCAAACTGTGGGACAACCACGAACTGGTGCACCATCTCTCGCACTGGCACTACCACCCTTCGCCCACGATCTACGACGAGGGGAGTTACGCCGCGGTGCAGGTTATACGTAGGGAAGGGAAGGAGATACAGGCATGTAGTGATCCCCGTAAAGGGGGAAAACCTGCCGGCTACTGA
- the LOC118404649 gene encoding EF-hand domain-containing protein 1-like: MSSLPFLPGNSFTDPTKTKFHLCHSLNYKNGYSVPAAYPTVGIGGEPLKVNQLSEAELDSLANQKPTLTYGQAQPQPPEDFIPAHKAFDKKVLMFKAYYKQTVHESPNEHYRIRPVNIYYYLEDDSISVVEPVVENSGMPQGKLIKRQRLPKDDQGSHWHWKDLNMSMNVTFYGKVFHIVDCDKFTQDYLESEGIELNGPSSMPADPYNHHRVESAKLQMFKTPSDFDKLKQFLTMDRKVLRFYCVWDDRDQMFGEMRPFVLHYYLVDDTVEVREVRTPNSGRDPFPVLIGRHKLPKNRDNVESSFPAVVMELSEHEIKDWFTPADLDIGKTVYVYGRRFLLYDCDDFTRAYYAHRLGRGMGSVDVNQPHPELPKMEIPLYNGFGSMEDSMQNCLSLIPQPPKKDYIKMMENDHKILRFEATMDSVHPEDNNRRFIISYRLSDDMISIYEPPVRNSGIIGGKFLEATRITKPDCDPENPEFYTPADFAIGNIIVVFKHRFQITDADEYVLRYMEAHADTFPPQSQALQSFRARHGRQTEDVVKNTPVQIQRTGGDLSDLVQEVRFQLQKDNYMNHSSLREAFLWYDKDRSGKIDKSEVRNLCRRCNLPVDDDLLDALIAECDHNKDGQIDYFEFIKFLNWS; the protein is encoded by the exons atGAGTTCGCTGCCTTTTCTGCCGGGAAACAGCTTCACCGACCCCACG AAAACCAAGTTCCATCTGTGCCACTCGCTGAACTACAAAAATGGCTACTCCGTTCCCGCCGCGTATCCAACCGTTGGAATCGGAGGGGAGCCCCTAAAGGTCAACCAGCTGTCAGAGGCCGAGCTGGATAGTCTGGCCAATCAGAAACCTACGCTGACATACGGACAAGCACAGCCGCAACCGCCAGAGGATTTCATTCCCGCGCACAAGGCCTTCGACAAAAAG gtgctgatGTTCAAGGCGTACTACAAGCAGACCGTGCACGAGTCCCCCAACGAGCACTACCGCATCCGCCCCGTCAACATCTACTACTACCTGGAGGATGACAGCATCTCGGTGGTGGAACCTGTGGTGGAGAACTCTGGGATGCCTCAG GGTAAGCTGATCAAGCGTCAGCGTCTGCCGAAAGACGACCAGGGCAGCCACTGGCATTGGAAGGACCTGAACATGTCCATGAACGTCACCTTCTACGGGAAGGTCTTCCACATCGTGGACTGCGACAAGTTCACGCAGGACTACCTCGAGAGCGAGGGAATCGAGCTGAACGGTCCGTCCAGCATGCCTGCCGATCCGTATAACCACCATCGCGTGGAGTCGGCGAAACTCCAGATGTTCAAGACTCCGTCAGACTTCGACAAACTGAAGCAGTTCCTCACAATGGACAGGAAG GTCTTGCGTTTCTACTGTGTTTGGGACGACCGTGACCAGATGTTTGGGGAGATGCGCCCGTTCGTTCTGCACTACTACCTCGTGGACGATACCGTGGAGGTCCGCGAGGTTCGCACGCCAAACAGCGGGCGCGACCCGTTCCCCGTGCTGATCGGTCGCCACAAGCTGCCCAAGAACAGGGACAACGTTGAAT CCTCTTTCCCCGCCGTCGTCATGGAGCTTTCGGAACATGAGATCAAGGACTGGTTCACGCCGGCCGACCTCGACATCGGGAAGACGGTGTACGTCTACGGGCGCCGCTTCCTCCTGTACGACTGTGATGACTTCACACGTGCGTACTACGCACACCGACTGGGCAGGGGCATGGGGTCTGTGGATGTCAACCAGCCGCATCCTGAGCTGCCCAAAATG GAGATTCCCCTGTACAATGGTTTTGGCTCCATGGAGGACTCCATGCAGAACTGCCTGTCTCTGATCCCGCAGCCACCCAAGAAGGACTACATCAAGATGATGGAGAACGACCACAAGATCCTCAGATTTGAGGCAACCATG GACTCCGTCCATCCCGAGGACAACAACCGGCGCTTCATCATCTCGTACCGCCTGTCGGACGACATGATTTCCATCTACGAGCCGCCCGTTCGCAACTCCGGCATCATCGGAGGAAAGTTCCTGGAAGCCACGCGGATCACCAAGCCCGACTGCGACCCGGAGAATCCCGAGTTCTACACTCCGGCCGATTTCGCCATCGGGAATATCATCGTCGTCTTCAAGCACAG GTTCCAGATCACAGATGCAGATGAGTATGTTCTGCGGTATATGGAGGCTCACGCCGACACGTTCCCTCCGCAGAGCCAGGCGCTCCAGTCCTTCCGTGCTCGCCACGGACGCCAGACGGAAGACGTCGTGAAGAACACCCCTGTCCAGATCCAGAGAAC GGGTGGAGACCTGAGCGACCTGGTCCAGGAGGTGCGTTTCCAGCTGCAGAAGGATAACTACATGAACCACAGCTCGCTCCGGGAGGCCTTCCTCTGGTACGACAAGGATCGCTCCGGCAAGATCGACAAGAGCGAGGTCCGCAACCTCTGCCGACGCTGCAACCTTCCCGTCGACGATGATTTACTTGACGCT CTGATTGCAGAGTGTGACCACAACAAAGACGGGCAGATCGACTACTTTGAGTTCATCAAGTTCTTGAACTGGTCTTAA